The Elaeis guineensis isolate ETL-2024a chromosome 13, EG11, whole genome shotgun sequence genome includes a region encoding these proteins:
- the LOC105056803 gene encoding 7-deoxyloganetin glucosyltransferase-like, with the protein MEKPHAVMIPFPGSGHVNPMLQLAKILHFKGFHITFINTEFSYNIMLKSAGPDDLRGPNDFRFETIPDGLSPSDDGASAEYSTKFRLSTEINRAAALRELLSELNTSSSLPITCIIFNWLMSFSLDVAQQLDIPALVFCTMSACGFMGSLHLDELIQRGYIPLKDNSCITNGYLDTGIDWIPGMKGIRLGDISSFVRTVNHDDMFLKLDMETASKSLRAGGLILNTFDHMECDVLRAMKQMFPRMYTLGPLPAFLNQLTENQRNPIRLSLWKEDSSCLEWLNTQRDSSVIYVNFGSLTVMTTQQLVEFAWGLAESKHPFLWIIRPDLVAGGLAALPEEFIIETKGRGHLASWCSQEDVLSHPSIGGFLTHSGWNSTLESVCSGVPMICWPGFAEQYTNCRYACKEWGIGMEIEQEVKREQVKGVVRGVMEGERGKETRKNAMKWKEMAEQATKQGGSSYENIERLAQDLNQFMPMRTEYIA; encoded by the exons ATGGAGAAGCCCCATGCAGTCATGATCCCTTTCCCCGGCTCTGGCCACGTAAACCCCATGCTGCAGCTCGCCAAGATTCTCCATTTCAAAGGCTTCCACATCACCTTCATCAACACCGAGTTCAGCTACAATATTATGTTGAAGTCTGCAGGACCAGATGATCTCAGAGGCCCCAATGATTTCCGTTTTGAAACCATCCCTGATGGCCTCTCCCCCTCTGATGATGGCGCAAGCGCGGAATATAGTACGAAATTCCGCCTCTCAACAGAAATAAACCGTGCTGCTGCCCTTAGAGAACTCCTATCAGAGCTCAATACCTCCTCCTCACTCCCAATCACTTGCATCATATTCAACTGGCTCATGAGTTTTTCTCTAGATGTTGCTCAACAGTTGGACATTCCTGCGTTGGTGTTCTGCACCATGAGCGCTTGTGGTTTCATGGGCTCGCTTCACTTAGATGAGCTCATTCAGAGAGGATATATACCACTCAAAG ATAATAGTTGCATCACAAATGGATATCTTGATACAGGTATAGATTGGATTCCAGGAATGAAAGGTATACGTCTTGGAGATATTTCTAGTTTTGTTAGAACAGTGAATCATGATGACATGTTTCTCAAACTGGACATGGAAACGGCAAGCAAGTCTCTCAGAGCCGGGGGATTAATCCTTAATACCTTTGATCACATGGAATGTGATGTCTTGCGTGCCATGAAACAAATGTTCCCTCGGATGTACACATTAGGCCCTTTGCCTGCATTCCTCAATCAGTTAACAGAAAACCAGAGGAATCCAATACGCTTAAGCCTTTGGAAAGAAGATTCTAGTTGTTTGGAATGGTTGAATACCCAGAGAGATTCTTCAGTCATctatgtgaattttggaagccTCACAGTGATGACAACCCAGCAGCTGGTAGAGTTTGCTTGGGGCCTCGCAGAGAGCAAACATCCATTCTTGTGGATCATCAGGCCTGATCTTGTTGCTGGTGGGCTTGCTGCATTGCCTGAGGAATTCATTATAGAAACCAAGGGGCGAGGTCACCTCGCTAGTTGGTGCTCGCAAGAAGACGTGCTCTCTCACCCTTCTATCGGGGGCTTTCTGACACATAGCGGCTGGAATTCAACACTGGAGAGTGTTTGCAGTGGTGTGCCAATGATCTGCTGGCCAGGCTTCGCAGAACAATACACAAATTGCAGATATGCATGCAAGGAATGGGGAATAG GCATGGAGATTGAGCAAGAAGTGAAGCGAGAACAAGTTAAGGGTGTGGTGAGGGGAgtaatggaaggagagagaggaaaggagACGAGGAAGAATGCCATGAAGTGGAAAGAGATGGCTGAGCAAGCTACAAAACAAGGCGGATCTTCTTATGAAAACATTGAAAGATTAGCCCAAGACTTGAACCAGTTCATGCCCATGAGGACTGAATATATAGCTTAG
- the LOC105056852 gene encoding 7-deoxyloganetin glucosyltransferase-like, protein MEKPHAVMIPFPSPGHINPMLQLAKILHFKGFHITFINTEFSYRIMLKSAGPDDLRGPNDFCFETIPDGLSPSDRECPEYSTKFYLSTKINSVAPLRELLSELHNSSCSPPITCIIFNWLMSFSLDVALQLDIPALVFCTMSACGFMGALHLGELIQRGYIPLKDKSCITDGYLDTSIDWIPGLKGVRLGDISSFVRAVDRDDMFLNFEMETANNSLRAWGLILNTFDGMECDVLRAMKQMFPRMYALGPLPALLNHLTENQRNPICLSLWKEDSSCMEWLNTQRDSSVVYVNFGSLTVMTTQQLVEFAWGLAESKHPFLWIIRPDLVAGGLAALPEEFIIETKGRGHLASWCSQEEVLSHSSIGGFLTHSGWNSTLESVCSGVPMICWPGFAEQYTNCRYACKEWGIGMEINQEVTREQVKGLIKELMEGDRRQKMRKNVMKWKEMAKQATSQGGSSYANLERLIMDLVTQT, encoded by the exons ATGGAGAAGCCCCATGCAGTCATGATCCCTTTCCCCAGCCCTGGCCACATAAACCCCATGCTGCAGCTGGCCAAGATTCTCCATTTCAAAGGCTTCCACATCACCTTCATCAACACCGAGTTCAGCTACCGTATTATGTTGAAGTCTGCAGGACCAGATGACCTCAGAGGCCCCAATGATTTCTGTTTTGAAACCATCCCTGATGGTCTCTCCCCCTCTGATCGTGAATGCCCGGAATATAGTACGAAATTCTACCTCTCAACAAAAATAAACAGTGTTGCTCCCCTTAGAGAACTCCTATCAGAGCTCCATAACTCCTCCTGCTCACCCCCCATCACTTGCATCATATTCAACTGGCTCATGAGTTTTTCTCTAGATGTTGCTCTACAGTTGGACATCCCTGCGCTGGTGTTCTGCACGATGAGTGCTTGTGGTTTCATGGGCGCCCTTCACTTGGGCGAGCTCATTCAGAGAGGATATATACCACTAAAAG ATAAGAGTTGCATCACAGATGGATATCTTGATACAAGTATAGATTGGATTCCTGGATTGAAAGGTGTACGTCTTGGAGATATTTCTAGTTTTGTTAGAGCAGTCGATCGTGATGACATGTTTCTCAACTTCGAGATGGAAACGGCAAATAATTCCCTCAGAGCCTGGGGATTAATCCTCAATACCTTTGATGGCATGGAATGTGATGTCTTGCGTGCCATGAAACAAATGTTCCCTCGGATGTACGCATTAGGCCCTTTGCCTGCACTCCTCAATCATTTAACAGAAAACCAGAGGAATCCGATATGCTTAAGCCTTTGGAAAGAAGATTCTAGTTGTATGGAATGGTTGAATACCCAGAGAGACTCTTCAGTCGTctatgtgaattttggaagccTCACAGTGATGACAACCCAGCAGCTGGTAGAGTTTGCCTGGGGCCTCGCAGAGAGCAAACATCCATTCTTGTGGATCATCAGGCCTGATCTTGTTGCTGGTGGGCTTGCTGCATTGCCTGAGGAATTCATTATAGAAACCAAGGGGCGAGGTCACCTCGCTAGTTGGTGCTCGCAAGAAGAAGTGCTCTCTCACTCTTCTATTGGAGGCTTTCTGACACACAGTGGCTGGAATTCAACACTGGAGAGTGTTTGCAGTGGTGTGCCAATGATCTGCTGGCCAGGCTTCGCAGAACAATATACAAATTGCAGATATGCCTGCAAGGAATGGGGAATAGGCATGGAGATCAACCAAGAGGTGACGAGAGAGCAGGTTAAGGGCCTGATAAAAGAATTGATGGAAGGAGATAGACGACagaaaatgaggaaaaatgtCATGAAGTGGAAAGAGATGGCAAAGCAAGCAACCTCGCAAGGGGGATCTTCTTATGCAAACTTAGAGAGATTAATTATGGACTTGGTAACTCAAACATAG